The following proteins come from a genomic window of Anopheles ziemanni chromosome 3, idAnoZiCoDA_A2_x.2, whole genome shotgun sequence:
- the LOC131284522 gene encoding uncharacterized protein LOC131284522 — protein MGKHDMKRGISQRSSDAGASTNLVGKFTQSVRRIVQDVKDEGSPSGMSREELIETNERLRAVRIRLEESYDTAKKALVNLMNKYGDSKSQRNIFNRYPMLKLMIKDVIRLETQYWTLVEIPKQEKLETVPAFVLRACSIMEKSQKSGEGVKTSAKLAEEAAERRERMERLETMTTAQIEQENTQMINDLYRMLKKYTGLRNLIRELKSEYGNSKIYPIFPRYTMLKDMIKDIMHDPDYMEVCHEVDN, from the exons CTTCAACAAATTTAGTTGGCAAATTTACACAGAGCGTCCGACGAATAGTGCAGGACGTGAAGGACGAAGGTTCGCCGA GTGGAATGAGCCGCGAAGAGTTGATCGAAACCAACGAGCGACTGCGAGCGGTTCGGATCCGCCTGGAGGAATCGTACGACACGGCCAAGAAGGCGCTCGTCAACCTGATGAACAAGTACGGCGACTCCAAGAGCCAGCGTAACATCTTCAATCGCTACCCGATGCTGAAGCTCATGATAAAG GACGTCATCCGGCTAGAGACGCAGTACTGGACGCTGGTCGAGATTCCGAAGCAggagaagctagaaactgttccgGCCTTCGTGCTGCGTGCCTGTAGCATTATGGAGAAGTCGCAGAAGTCGGGCGAGGGTGTCAAAACGTCGGCCAAGCTCGCCGAGGAAGCTGCTGAGCGGCGCGAACGAATGGAGCGGCTCGAAA CCATGACCACGGCACAGATCGAGCAGGAAAACACGCAGATGATCAACGATCTGTACCGCATGCTCAAAAAGTACACCGGCCTGAGGAACTTGATCCGGGAGTTGAAG TCCGAGTACGGCAACTCGAAAATCTATCCCATCTTTCCCCGGTACACCATGCTGAAAGACATGATCAAGGACATCATGCACGATCCGGACTACATGGAGGTCTGTCACGAGGTGGACAACTGA